The proteins below are encoded in one region of Apium graveolens cultivar Ventura chromosome 4, ASM990537v1, whole genome shotgun sequence:
- the LOC141719475 gene encoding calcium-transporting ATPase 2, plasma membrane-type-like → MSFLVDENFRKVKAKHSSEEALQRWRDCCSVVKNSKRRFRFTANLSKRYEAADMRQTNKENKMRVAVLVSKAAYKFTKVIGAQPIQHIDYEVPEDVKASGYQIGADELGSVVEGRDQKKLKFHGGVPGIADKLCTSTTDGLPTDGDTLKRRQELFGINKFTESEPRRFWVFVWEAFQDMTLMILAVCAFVSLMVGIATEGWPRGAHDGLGIFASIFLVVFVTATSDYRQSLQFRDLDKEKKKISIQVTRNGYRQKMSIYELLPGDIVHLAIGDQVPADGLFVSGFSVLIDESSLTGESEPVMVSDENPFLLSGSKVQDGSCKMLITTVGMRTQWGKLMETLSEGGDDETPLQVKLNGVATIIGKIGLFFAIVTFAVLVQKLFGRKLQDGTQWIWTGDDALEMLEYFAIAVTIVVVAVPEGLPLAVTLSLAFAMKKMMNDKALVRHLAACETMGSATTICSDKTGTLTTNHMTVVKSCICLNVKDVSNQGSASALCSEIPESAVNIILQSIFYNTGGEIVVNEAGKREILGTPTDSALLEFALALGGDFQAVRQASKLVKVEPFNSTKKRMAVVLELPEGGKRAHTKGASEIVLAACDKVMNSNGEVVSLDEEILNHLKVTIDEFASEALRTLCLGYVELENEFSADNPIPASGYTCIGIVGIKDPVRPGVKESVALCRSAGITVRMVTGDNINTAKAIARECGILTEDGIAIEGPVFREKSLEELLVLIPKIQVMARSSPLDKHTLVKHLRTTFGEVVAVTGDGTNDAPALHEADIGLAMGIAGTEVAKESADVIILDDNFSTIVTVARWGRSVYVNIQKFVQFQLTVNVVALVVNFSSACLTGSAPLTAVQLLWVNMIMDTLGALALATEPPNDELMKRAPVGRKGNFISNVMWRNILGQSLYQFVVIWFLQVNGKEIFGLSGPDSDLICNTLIFNSFVFCQVFNEISSREMEKINVFAGILDNYVFVTVLSVTVFFQIIIIELLGTFANTSPLTLAQWFVSVFLGFLGMPIAAAVKMIPVPN, encoded by the exons ATGAGTTTTTTAGTAGATGAGAACTTTAGGAAAGTGAAGGCGAAGCACTCATCTGAGGAGGCTTTGCAGAGATGGAGAGATTGTTGCAGTGTTGTTAAAAACTCCAAGCGTAGGTTTCGTTTCACTGCTAATCTCTCCAAGAGATATGAAGCTGCTGATATGCGCCAAACTAACAAG GAAAATAAAATGAGAGTCGCAGTCCTGGTTTCTAAAGCAGCATATAAGTTCACAAAAG TAATAGGTGCTCAACCAATACAACATATTGACTACGAGGTACCTGAAGATGTCAAAGCATCTGGTTATCAGATTGGTGCTGATGAGCTAGGATCTGTAGTTGAAGGCCgtgatcagaagaagctcaaaTTCCATGGCGGAGTACCTGGTATTGCAGACAAACTTTGCACATCCACCACTGATGGCCTTCCTACTGATGGTGATACACTTAAGCGCAGACAGGAACTTTTTGGTATCAATAAATTTACTGAAAGCGAGCCCCGCAGGTTCTGGGTTTTTGTTTGGGAAGCCTTTCAGGACATGACACTTATGATCCTCGCGGTGTGTGCTTTTGTCTCATTAATGGTCGGCATAGCAACCGAAGGATGGCCTAGAGGTGCCCATGATGGCCTTGGGATTTTTGCAAGTATCTTTTTGGTGGTATTTGTCACTGCAACAAGTGATTACAGACAATCTCTACAGTTTAGGGATTTGGACAAAGAGAAGAAGAAAATCTCAATTCAAGTCACAAGGAATGGATATCGGCAGAAAATGTCAATCTATGAGCTCCTTCCTGGTGATATTGTACATCTTGCCATTGGAGACCAAGTTCCTGCAGATGGTCTTTTTGTTTCAGGATTTTCCGTGCTGATTGACGAATCTAGTTTGACAGGAGAAAGTGAACCAGTTATGGTAAGTGATGAAAATCCCTTTCTGTTGTCTGGGAGTAAGGTTCAAGATGGATCGTGCAAAATGCTGATAACCACAGTGGGAATGAGAACTCAATGGGGTAAACTGATGGAAACTCTTAGTGAAGGCGGAGATGATGAAACGCCACTTCAGGTTAAATTGAATGGGGTAGCAACCATTATTGGAAAGATTGGCCTTTTCTTTGCTATAGTGACTTTTGCAGTTCTTGTGCAAAAACTGTTTGGCCGTAAACTGCAAGATGGAACCCAATGGATTTGGACAGGAGATGATGCTTTGGAAATGTTGGAATATTTTGCTATTGCAGTTAcgattgttgttgttgctgtacCCGAGGGATTGCCTTTGGCTGTTACTTTAAGTCTTGCATTTGCCATGAAGAAGATGATGAACGATAAGGCACTTGTCCGCCATCTCGCAGCCTGTGAGACAATGGGGTCTGCAACAACAATCTGTAGTGACAAAACTGGCACACTAACCACAAACCACATGACTGTTGTCAAATCGTGCATTTGTCTGAATGTGAAGGACGTGAGCAACCAAGGAAGCGCTTCAGCCTTGTGCTCTGAAATCCCAGAATCTGCGGTCAACATTATACTGCAATCCATATTTTACAACACTGGGGGAGAAATTGTGGTTAATGAAGCAGGAAAACGCGAGATACTGGGAACACCAACAGATTCTGCTCTATTGGAGTTTGCACTAGCACTTGGTGGAGATTTTCAGGCTGTGCGCCAAGCTTCCAAACTTGTTAAAGTTGAGCCGTTTAACTCTACAAAGAAAAGAATGGCGGTGGTGCTAGAGCTTCCTGAAGGAGGTAAAAGAGCTCATACAAAAGGTGCTTCAGAAATTGTTTTGGCTGCCTGCGACAAGGTGATGAATTCAAATGGCGAGGTTGTttctcttgatgaagaaatattgAACCATCTCAAAGTTACAATTGATGAGTTTGCCAGTGAAGCTCTACGTACCTTATGTCTTGGCTATGTTGAACTAGAAAATGAGTTCTCTGCTGATAATCCCATTCCAGCCTCTGGATATACCTGTATCGGAATTGTGGGGATCAAGGATCCTGTACGACCTGGTGTGAAGGAGTCGGTTGCACTTTGTCGGTCAGCTGGTATAACTGTTCGGATGGTTACAGGAGACAACATAAATACTGCAAAGGCTATTGCTAGAGAATGCGGAATACTCACTGAGGATGGTATTGCCATTGAAGGTCCTGTTTTCCGGGAGAAGAGTTTGGAGGAACTGCTTGTACTAATTCCAAAAATACAG GTGATGGCTCGATCTTCACCTCTAGACAAACATACACTGGTAAAGCATTTAAGAACCACATTTGGTGAAGTTGTGGCAGTTACTGGTGATGGAACGAATGATGCGCCAGCACTCCATGAAGCTGATATTGGACTTGCAATGGGCATCGCAGGAACTGAG GTGGCTAAAGAGAGTGCAGATGTCATAATATTGGACGATAATTTCTCTACCATTGTTACAGTGGCCAGATGGGGACGTTCTGTATACGTAAACATTCAAAAATTTGTGCAGTTTCAACTGACCGTTAATGTGGTTGCTTTGGTTGTCAACTTCTCTTCAGCTTGTTTAACAG GAAGTGCACCTCTCACAGCTGTTCAGCTTCTGTGGGTCAACATGATTATGGATACTCTGGGGGCACTTGCGTTGGCTACTGAACCTCCCAATGATGAATTAATGAAGAGAGCACCAGTTGGAAGGAAGGGAAATTTTATTAGTAATGTGATGTGGAGAAATATCTTGGGGCAATCATTATATCAGTTTGTTGTTATATGGTTCCTTCAGGTAAATGGAAAGGAAATATTTGGCCTTTCTGGACCTGATTCGGACCTGATATGCAACACACTTATTTTCAACTCATTTGTCTTTTGTCAG GTTTTCAATGAGATAAGCTCTAGAGAAATGGAAAAGATAAATGTATTTGCGGGCATACTAGATAACTATGTGTTTGTGACAGTTCTCAGTGTCACGGTCTTCTTTCAGATCATAATAATTGAGTTATTGGGTACATTTGCAAACACATCACCCCTCACATTAGCACAGTGGTTTGTTAGCGTATTTCTTGGATTTTTAGGCATGCCAATTGCTGCAGCTGTGAAGATGATTCCTGTTCCAAATTGA